The genomic segment CTGCAGCCTGATTTTCTGGGAGGCTGCCAGCCACTctgccatctcctcctctctgcaggcagctctgccctaTTCTCCGCTTATCATCTGCGTCTCCAGTGACAAAATGACTcgctggaggagagggacatGGGGCTGAATCCCTATGATGGGCATGAAGACGAGGAGCTGGTGATGCGACTGGAGGATGCTGCAGGGAAGGTATGGGCAGCCTCGCTGCCAGGGGATTGTGGTTCATCGGCCGGGCTCAGCACCCACGGTCAGGGCTTTGTACCCCTGTCCTGGTGGGTGCTGAGGGCACCTTGAGCAGCCGAGAGGTGACCTGACTCCACGGTGAGGGGATGCAGCCCCCTCCCACAGCACTTGCCAAGCCAGGAATGGGGGACAGGCAGTGGGAGAGGCTCTGTCCTTGGCCCCCGAGGTCTTAAGGACAGATATTCCGGGTGTTTATCAGCATGGTTGTTCTCCTCTGGGGAGAACCTGGTGTGAAAGCCCTTTCTGCATGAGCTGCTTGTGGCCATGCCCCAAACCCCCACCAGCCTGCTCGCCTTGGGGGGCCAGGAACTGGAACTAAAGCTGTGTTTGACCTTCTCTAGGCAGCTCTTTGTGAAGCAATTAGATCTGCCCTGGGCTGTGCTGATGCAGAAAGCCTGTCTGACAAACTGTGGCTCCTAGGGGTAAGGGGGCTGCTTAATTCCCAAAGGAAACCTGGAAGGGAGGCTGgcagaaaagcttttcctcactgctccctgcctgcagcctggaggaggagacATGAAGGAAATACAGTGATTGCCATGATTTTGCTCCACCAATCGTTATCTCCACTAAGGGCCCCCCACCTGCAGGTGTGATGCAGAGTTTGGCTTGCAGAAAGGCAGCCAAAATCCTTAAATGCAAGCCTGCTGACCCCACAGCTTCGGAGGCTCCTTagcacagctcagtgctgtgCTGCCTCTATGGCGTAATCACCGCTCCCCTGTGGGTTCCAGAGACATGCAGGAGCTTTTCCATCCAGCCTCAGCAGTTCAGGAGCTCAGCAATGGGGGCTGTGAGTGCTGGGAAGGGCTCAGGAGTTTGGCAGCTCGTGTGCACCTCGGGTTTAGCCCTGGGCTCTCATGGGACCCTTGCAGGGGCACAAGGACCTtcctgcagaggagcagccagTGTGTTGATCCAGATTTTCCTTCTGGGGCCGTGTTTGCCCTGCTTACACAGGAAATTTGGtttttgctttccctgctgCCACAAATatcccagctgcctgcagtggAGAGCAAGCAAGTTGAGCTGTGGGCTGGTGGGGTCAACTTTCAGAGGCTGATGGGCTTCCCCAGGGCAGTGTGGTGCATGCTGAGGCTGGTTCACCACGACCATGGCGAGGGTCTGGCAGGTTTCCCCTGGACTTCTTTCCACCCAGGGAATGATGAACAGGACGCCCCAATGCTTTAAGTCCATCAGtatcctttttgttttctgctgcacTCAGGATGGAGATGTTCAGGACCTCCCAGCCTAGGAACGGGAGAGAGGAGGCCAAGCGaggcaaaacacagcagccatGGCCACGCGTGGCCAGCGCACCAAGGTGCTTCCCTCCGAACTGAACAAGGTGTGCCCTGAGAGAGGAGACGACCCTGCCACCCACCCCAGGAAGATGAGTGACTTCGAGGTGGTCCCCAACCTTCAGCAGAGCAGTAGCAGCGTTTTGAGGAGCAGGCGGAAGGCACATTTGCCCACTGGCAACAATGAAAAGGCAAGTTCAGGAGGTGCTGGAAGAGAGGGTTGTTGGCCAGACAGGATGGAAGTGTTAATGAGTTATCAAGTGACTCATTAACAGGAACATTAATAACAGATCACTTTAGTTTTAGGGACAGACTGCCAAACATCTGAGGTACATGTCCATATCTCCTCTCCTTGGAGTACACCCAGCTTTGGCCTTACAGATAGCGATGGagctttcttcctttgcatcaaaagcagcaccCAACTACGCTCCAGGCACCAGGGTGTCCGGCTGCTCGCACAACTTCTGGCCCTTTGCAGAAGCCctaacatttttctgcttttcctgctcccTCAGGAAAATCTCATCTCGTGGATTCCTGAAAACATCCGGAAGAAAGAGTGCACCTACTTTGTTGAAAGCTCCCAGATGTCAGATTCCGGGTAAGTCAGATGGTCCCTCATCCTCCTGCCTgccaggaaagcagaaggggTGTTTGGTGACAAAGCAACAGCACAAGCAAATCCCACCTTTCTGGTGGGAGCTGCTGTCAGAGGCTTCACAAATTCCTTTTCAActgtttcttctccctgctgtgTGCCGCCACATGGCTGGTGTCCTGTGTCCCAGTGAGGAACCTTTCCAATGGTTTTGCAGGCAGTCACTTCCACCTGTACTTCATCCAGAGTGActttaaaatttctgtcttAAATCTCTCTAGGTGgaaacaacactttttttttttgctaaactTTCCCCCAAACAATGCCTTTGTTCTGCACAAATTCTGAGCTGGAGGACAAGCTGGGGGGAGATGCCGGTGCCTGTGGTGTTCTCAGTGAGAACACCCACACCTCCTGCCTGGGCTGAGGCCGCTGGGCTTTGCCTTTTGGTTTGGATTGGTTTTGGTGAAGCTGGTGGTGTGTGTTTCAGGAGGATTGTGTGTGAGTGTGGCTACCTCAGGGAACAGCACCTGGAAGATGCTGCCAAACCTCCCATCTTCCTGGGGAAGGAATGGGACCCCAAGAGGCACATCCAGGAAATGCCAACAGATGCCTTCGGAGACATCCACTTCACTGGCCTGGGACAGAAGATGGGGAAGGTGATCTGGTTTGCTTGTCTGGGATGTGTGGGGAGCAAGTGCCAGAGCATGTGAAATCCATTCTCTCCAGAATGAGGGGAGGATGGGAAAGTATGGAAATGCCCTGAAGGCAACACTGACCCGAGCAGAGGAAGGTGGGGTGGGACAGTACTGTCCCTTTGTGAAATCACAAGACTGATCTTCATGCTGCGGGGTCCGTGCTTGGAGCGGCTGTTCCCTGTCCTTGTCCTTAAGTTTGTTTTGGGAATGTTTGGTCCCAGGGAAGCGCATAAAGACCTGGGGTGGCAGCAAGGAGTGTGCTGTGTGGGAAGCCTCTGGTTCTCTTCTGGGACAGGAGAAATTGTGGTGAAGGTGCCCTGTTGCCCTGACCCTGTTGTTTTTACCCAAAACATATGTGTGCTCCCTTTTCTGTAGTATGTGCGCGTCTCCTCGGATACCCCTCCCCGGATCATCTACCACCTCATGACACAGCACTGGGGCCTCGACGCACCCAATCTGCTCATCTCAGTCACCGGAGGAGCCAAAAACTTCATCATGAAGCCAAGGCTGAAGAACATCTTCCGGCAAGGGCTTGTCAAAGTGGCCCAGACCACAGGTAAGAGATGCGGAGGCTCTCCGTGCAACTGCAGAGGGAGAAGGGCCTGTCACCTGGCCGTGCCACGTTCAGTGAGCTGGGCTGCTGTGGACATGCCGAGCTGTAGGTCTCTGTCTGGACTACCACCACCAGAGATGGATTATTATTGCTCAGGCACTGCAAATGGGCTCATAGAGAGCTGGGCTGAGCAATACAGCACCGTGCTGAAGGCATCTCCTGTGCTGTCTGGGCTTGATGTAGTGGGTAGAGAAGACATCTTCTTGGGGATGGAGCATCTCTGAGGACCAGGTGCTCCTGCAGCCATGTAGGGGGATGCTGGGAGATTACTGTGAGCAGAGCCTCTCCCTTCCTAAGCCCCTCTCTGACCCCCAGGGGCCTGGATCATCACAGGGGGGTCACACGCTGGTGTGATGAAACAGGTGGGAGAGGCAGTGCGAGACTTCATCCTGAGCTGCAGCCACAAGGAGGGCGAGATTGTCACCATTGGCATAGCCACCTGGGGGACCGTGTACAACCGGGAGAGCCTCATCTGCCCTATGGTGAGCCAGGCAGAGGTGGAGACGCATTTGCTTTGGCTATGCCTGGGCTGCCGGGGAAGTCCTGCCAAGGATCACGGTGGGGACGGGTGCTTCAAGATGTGCTGGTGGCCAGCAGACCTGGTAAAGCTCAGAAGGAGTAATGGTTCCAGGCTGACGTTTGCTGAGGAGCCCCTCTACCCTACCCAGTGTCTTGCGTAggtgctgtgctgcttctgggaGGACCCTTGTGGGTGTGAGGACAAGTGGAGCAGAGACAGAGGAGCATGGGGCGAGGCTGACATGAAGACTGCAGcggggacagggacagctgTTTGGCTAGACTGTCCCTGTGTGCTGGCCTGTTCCTGTCCCACGTGCTGGTTGCTTTGGGCATCTGGggctcctctgcagccctgccaggctTTTCCCAGAGTCTGTCCTCCTGCACCTTACAGGGTGGCTTTCCAGCTGAGTACGTGCTGGATGAGGAGAACCAAGGCAGCCTCTCCTGCCTGGACAGCAACCACTCCCACTTCATCCTGGTGGACGATGGGACCCATGGGAGGTATGGGGTGGAAATTCCCCTGAGGACCAGACTGGAGAAGTTCATTTCGGAGCAGACCAAGGTGAAAGGAGGTAAAGGCAACACAATGCAAGGTCTGAGGCAAAGGAGCGCCCAGAGTGGGACTGGGAGCCCATCCTGGCCTCCAGAGAGAAGGGAGGCTGTGACTTCCCTGGAAGATCCAGGCAAGGGGTTTAAGAGTATTGCCATGATGAATGTGGAACCTGGTCCCTCACGTCCCTGTTTGACTTATGGTGTCACTGAAGGGGTCCCCAAATCTTGTGATCCTGAACTGATCAGGGAAAGGGCCAGGCCTCCAAGGGGGCTTCCAGATGGCATCTTCTCACTGTACAAATGATCTTCTGTTCTAACATATGCACACACAACGCTCCAGCAGCCTGACAGCCAGGACATCGCCTCCCCTCTCTCCTGGAGCCTGGCATTGCAGGAGCAGTGCTCCCACCTTGCCTTTCACACCCTGATGCCCCGTATTCAGCTGCATGGAGGAGGCTGCCCCACCAGGAGATGACCctgctctgcttccctgcaggtgttgCCATCAAGATCCCCATTGTGTGCGTGGTGCTGGAGGGAGGTCCTGGAACACTGGACGTAAGGAACTGCTCCTGCCCGCTCCTAGCAGGGATGAAGTGAGGTGTGGGTGAGAGGGGCAGCTCCTTGCATGGGGTGCTTCTCTCTGGTGTCGGTGTGAGAATGATACCACAccagctgaaatgcagctggGTGGGAGTGCTGTGAGGCAGCCATGTGTGTCTCAGGTTCAGAGAGAGTCTGCTGACCTCTGGGTGGGATTAGGAGCAGCCTCCCCGCTCTGTTGTAGACCATCTACAATGCCATCACCAACGGAACACCCTGTGTGATTGTGGAAGGGTCTGGACGTGTGGCCGACGTCATCGCGCAGGTGGCCAGCCTGCCTGTGCCCAAGATAACCATTGCCTTGATCCAGAAGAAGCTGAGCATGTTCTTCCATGACACCTATGAACTTTTCACTGAGGGAAAGCTGGTGGAGTGGACTAAGAAGGTGAGCCTCTTGCAGGTAGACAGCTCCTTTCACTGAACTTGTGGAGATCAAAAGGGTCCCCAGGGGACCTTGCCCATGAGCAGCAAGGCTCCCAGGGTGAAGTTAAGGCTCATATGCCCACCCACCAACCTTCTCCGCCACACCATGCTCAGCATTGTCCTGGTGGACACTCCAAGGGCATGAGCCCTGCTCCTCCACTGCCTGCCCCGTTTGGGCAGAGAGGTTCCATTTAGGACCACccccagccaggctgggagacACAGCACAGGAGGTCTGTAGGCAACCCAAAGAAAGCAAGGAGTTGCCCCACACAGGACAGGGACCTgtgggaggaagcagagaggagatggtgcTGCTAATTGCTTGCCCACGGTTCTCTTTGTAGATCCAAGACATAGTACGGAGCAAGCATCTCCTGACCATTTTCAGAGAGGGCAAATATGGCCATCAGGACGTGGATGTGGCCATCCTCCAGGCGCTGTTCAAAGGTGAGGGGTGTGGAGCTGCTTTGGAGGATGGGGCAAGATGAATGTGATGGGGGTCACGAAtcacctcctgcagctgctggactTACGAGCTCACCAAAGGGATCTCCAAACCTTGTGATGCTGAGCTAATGGGGGAGAGATGTCTCTTCCAAAGGGCCAGGCCTCCAAAGGGGCTTCAAGGTGATATCTTCTCACTGTGTAAATGATCCTCTATTCTAATGCGTGCACTTTGCATACAGCATCCCGAAACCAGGACCACTTTGGGCGTGAGAACTGGGACCACCAGCTGAAGTTAGCTGTGGCCTGGAATAGGGTGGACATCGCTCGGAGTGAGATTTTCACGGACGACCATGAGTGCAAGGTAAGGGAGTACCTGTGCTCATTGTCTGGTCAGGCTTGCAGCTTGTCAGGTCCTCCTTGAGGACTGTGGATATTGAGGGCATCATTCACCTCACCAGTACCTAGGGAGAATTTCTGAGGGCATTTCTCCTGGCCCCTAAGCTCCCACCACATCACCAGGGGCTCCGAATCTGTTCTGTCTTTCAAAGGTGCACTCAAACAGCCAAAGCAAAGGTGAGCATACCCTGCGATTCTTGTAAAGGTCCTATTTTGCTTATCATTGGTTACCAAGGTGATTGGTATTTTGTTCAAAACTGGTGTCTTTTAAAGACAATCCTCCAGCCTAGAGCCAACAATACCTCttgccagctctgccccatgGTTGCTGCTCATGCCGCGTTGTCAAATTGCAATTCATCTCTAAACTCATCTCACACAGCCTGGTGCTTCCCTGCTCAAACTTTACTACAGAGCaaggcagggagcagcacaAGCCAGCTCTGGTGTCCCACGCCTAACCCAGCTGTTGAGAAGTCAAAGCTGAGCAGGGTTCTCTGTCCTTTCTGCTTGAAAGGGCTGATGGGAACCAGGATCCCAAAGAGGGAATATTAGGTGGTGTAAAAATGCACAGCCTGAACAAGATCTGCACCTTTGTTGGGAAGGGGCCCTGCTCTGGGACATGGAGCCCCTCACCTCTGCCTCTGGCCTGCCAGCCCACAGATCTCCATCCTGTGATGGCAGCCGCCCTGATCTCCAACAAGCCAGAGTTTGTGAAGCTATTCTTGGAGCAGGGAGTGCGTCTGAAGGAGTTTGTTACCTGGGACACCCTGGTTTACCTCTACGACAACTTGGCACCCTCCTGCCTGTTCCACAGCAAGCTGCAGAAAGTCCTGCTGGAGGAGAGAGAGCACACCACTGGCTCCAAAATGCCAAGAATCCAACTGCACCATGTCTCCCAGGTGCTGCGGGAGCTCCTGGGCCGCTCCACACAGCCTCTCTACCCCAAGCCCAAGCAGACAGAGCGGCCCCGCCTCTCCATCCCCGTCCCACACATCAAGCTGAACGTACGCATCTTCAGGTTGTGTGGTGGCAGGGTTGCATTAGGGAGGGGGACACTGGCTCAAGAAACCATCCTGGAGGTTGCAGTTGGTTCTCTTATCCTTTGGCCTGCTCAAGAATCCTACTTAAAATCCCTTAAAGCCCTGCCCAAGTCATCTGCCCCACGTTTGAGGTTTTACTTCCACTCTCCTACACGTGGCTGCGTGACTGGTGGGCAGGACCCAGTGGGGTGGGTGCACTGGGCAGGATGGGCCCACATGATCCTGGTCTTAGAGAAAGCAACATTTCCAGGATGAGTCCAGTCTTGACCACCTCATTACCTGCAGCCACGGCTCTTCCAACTTCTTTgttgaaagagtggtgaagctgtgtaacaggctgcccgggAAAATGgtggagccaccatccctggaggtgttcaaaaaacatgtaaaagtggcactttgggacatgattaagtaggcacagtggtgttgggctgacagttggacttgatgatcttagaggtcttttccaaccttaatgattctatgattccatgggTGGTGGAGGCAGGAACCAAGGTTTCAGGGGTGGCTTTGTGCTGAGGGGTGTCTGATTTCTGCAGCTTCATGGCAGGGGAATAGGTCTGAGCACCGCATGCCTTGCAGGTTCAGGGGTCGAGTCTCCGGTCCCTCTACAAGCGCTCTTCTGGCCGAGTCACCTTCACCATGGACCCCGTGCGTGACCTGCTTATCTGGGCTGTGGTCCAGAACCGCAAGGAGCTAGCAGAAATCATCTGGGCCCAGGTATCGCAGCCCAGGGCTGTCAGTCCCAGCTGGGAGGCTCAGATAGAGCCAAAACTCCCATCCCCAAGAGGAAGGATTCCACCTACAGGCATTTGGGACAGCAGGCAAGCTGGCCCCCAGCCAAATGGGAGATAGCTGGTGAGCCTGAACACACTGGAAGTCCATTCCCAGGCACACACCATGATGTCAGGTCCCTCTCTTCTCAGCCAAAACGTACGCAGTGGGCGGAGGGGATGTGCTGGGCCAGATGTGTGAGAGCCTCAGCCCCTGACAGAGGGCTCAGCAGACCACAGGTGGGACAAAGGGGCACAGCGGCTGTGGTGGAGAAGGCTTCCACCCATAaacagcatccccagggcaAGAGGCAGTGTGGCTGGTGGCATAGTGACACTGTCCTGTGACCCAAGGCTTCCCTCTGAGAGAGCAGGAGTGTCCCCAGTTTCTCCATGGTGGTGGGTTCTCTTCGTCCCCTGCAAGCAGAGAGGGGCCCggcccagcccagccctcctCATGACAAGCTGTCCATCCTGAGCAGCAGCCTGTGGGATAGGGCACAGAACTCCATGCTTTCTCTGTCCTCTTCTGCTCCAGAGCCAGGACTGCATGGCGGCTGCGCTGGCCTGCAGCAAAATCCTGAAGGAACTCGCCAAGGAGGAGGATGACACCGACACCACTGATGACATGCTGGCCCTGGCCGAGGAGTACGAGCAGAAGGCAATTGGTGAGCAGGAGGGGACCAGCAGCCCAGAACTACTCTCATACCCTGCAGGACTGGCTCGTTCAGCTCAGGAGGAGTCTGAGGGTGATGGGTGGGGTGAATGGTGCCAAACTGGGGTCCTCTGGTCACGGTCAGGGTCGTGATATTGTGAGGGCTCCTGATGGGAGCACAAAGGGTGCCACTGTATGGTGCGATATCCAGATCCTCCTGCAAAAGGTGGCTCTGTAGGTGTCTCACAGAGCACTAAGGTGGCCCTGGAGATCAGCCTCGTCTCCCCGGTCCCTGTCTGTCCAGATGTGTTCACAGACTGCTACCGCAAGGATGAAGAGAGAGCCCAGAAGCTCCTCACCCGTGTCTCTGAGGCCTGGGGGAAGACAACCTGTCTGCAATTAGCGTTGGAGGCCAAGAACATGAATTTTGTGTCCCATGGGGGTGTCCAGGTGGGTTCCCAGTGGTGGTGCTTGGATGGCAACTGCTCAAGTGTCCCCTGCCTCAGATCCAGGGTTCCTTGTTGGCAGTGGTGGggctctgccctgcagctccaCTCTGATGGGGAGAGCTTCTGTAACCACtactcctctttctcccttctcacaGGGCTTTTTAACCAAAGTCTGGTGGGGGAAGATGTGTGTGGACAACGGCCTTTGGCGGGTGATTGTGTGCATGCTGTTCTTCCCACTCCTCTACACCAGCCTCATCACCTTCAGGTACTTCTTGCAGCTGTGTCCTGCTGGAcaggagaagctgctgtggCTTCTCCCTGGACATCTGATCCCCATTTCCACTCCTGCTCCCCACAGGGAGAAGAGGCTGCAGGCCCTGGGCTGCCTGATGCGCCTCCGAGCCTTCTTCACAGCCCCTGTCGTCATCTTCCACATGAACATCCTCTCTTACTTcatcttcctcctgctcttcgCCTACGTCCTGATGGTTGACTTCCAGCCATCGCCGTCCTGGCAGGAGTACCTGCTCTACTTCtggctcttctccctggtgtGCGAGGAGATCCGCCAGGTACggggcaggcagagcagagactGGGAGGAggtgagaggagggagaaacaCCCCTCTGGGTGCTCTTGGAAGGTCCTGCGTAGCTCATGCTCCCATGCTGCTTCTCATGTCACCTTCCATTCAGATTGGTTCCAGCACAAGGGACCGCCAGATCCCCAGTCTCTGAGGCTGGAGAATCTCCTTGGCTGCATCTGGGCTTTCAGAAAGgcaaagacattttgttttgaGATGAAAACTGTATGCCATGCCCCTGTAGAACATCCTGTAGGTTCAGGTTAACTTCGGGTATGTAAGAGGGTCCAGTGACGGCCAGTAGGTCTGTGCAGTCCCTCCCCTCTGCAGGGCACGTGAGTATCCCACAAGGCTTTCACTGGAACACAAacccctcttctcttcccagcagctcttgTATGACCCAGATGGGTTTGGGGTTGTGAAAATGGCTTCCCTGTACTTCAAGGACTTCTGGAACAAGCTGGATATCTGCGCCATCCTAGTCTTCATCACAGGGCTGACTTGCAGGTGAGATGCAGAACCACTTGCCTGGCAGCGCGCAGGCTCAAGCCACAGCACTAGGCTACAAAACTGGCTTGAGAATTGGGCAGGTTTTCTAATtgcaatttcttcttctgaaggCCAGTGAAGGTTTATGTGGCCATGGGATTAATTCTGACCaatttccctctgctttcagttGCTTTTTGGAGAGGTGTTTTTCATGCCTCATCTCTCACCCAGCACTCGGGGGAAGCTCCCTGATGTTGCAGAAATGTAGTGCTGTGAGATCAGAGCCCCCGTCCTCAGTGGTGGCACTGAgatgtttcctttcctctcttctgtgcACAGGCTGATCCCGTCAACTTTATATCCTGGGCGCATCATCCTGTCGCTGGCTTTTACCATTTTCTGCTTGCGTCTGATGCACATTTTCACAGTCAGCAAAACGCTGGGGCCCAAAATCATCATTGTGAAGCGCATGGTGAGAGCTCCCCTCCATCCTGCTGGGGCGATCAGCTGGAGCAGCCAGATGCCTCCCGTGTTATTCTATCCTGGAGTAACGTTTGCTCTAGGACGGTTTTGCTTCCCCTCTGTCCTTGCAGATGAAGGAtgtcttcttcttcctcttcctgctaGCGGTGTGGGTGGTGTCCTTCGGGGTGGCCAAGCAGGCCATCCTGATCCACAACGAGCAACGCGTGGAGTGGCTTTTTCGTGGTGTGGTCTATCACTCCTACCTGACCATCTTTGGGCAGATTCCCTCCTACATTGACGGTAAGGGACACCAGCCGGTGACAGCCAGTGGCGTGAGCAGGTGGGTGTCACAAGGCTGAGGGGTACCAAACCCATGCCAAGGTCTGCCCAGCTCCCACCACGTTGGCCCGTAGAAGTCCTGCACAGGGCTCCTCTCCAGGCACAACGTAAGGCCAGGAGGGATTAATGAGAGGGCGTGGGGATGgagccctgctccagcagatGGGGAGCGTTGCCACCAGTGCAAATGGAGGGGCTGCACCTGCCCAAGCAGAAGAGAGCACCCGAGCAAAGCAGGTTGATCCAGCTCTGTGCCTCAGCTGCAATGCTGGTGGCAGTGAGCAGAGCAACTGGATGATGCAGATCAAGGTCAAATCCCTCCTCAGTGCTAAGCTCCCTTGATGCTGGCTGCTTTCAGAGAGGCACTGTGAGCTTTGGCTGCAGTCACACCATGCTCTCTTGCAGGGGTGAACTTCAA from the Cuculus canorus isolate bCucCan1 chromosome 9, bCucCan1.pri, whole genome shotgun sequence genome contains:
- the TRPM2 gene encoding transient receptor potential cation channel subfamily M member 2 isoform X3 → MATRGQRTKVLPSELNKVCPERGDDPATHPRKMSDFEVVPNLQQSSSSVLRSRRKAHLPTGNNEKENLISWIPENIRKKECTYFVESSQMSDSGRIVCECGYLREQHLEDAAKPPIFLGKEWDPKRHIQEMPTDAFGDIHFTGLGQKMGKYVRVSSDTPPRIIYHLMTQHWGLDAPNLLISVTGGAKNFIMKPRLKNIFRQGLVKVAQTTGAWIITGGSHAGVMKQVGEAVRDFILSCSHKEGEIVTIGIATWGTVYNRESLICPMGGFPAEYVLDEENQGSLSCLDSNHSHFILVDDGTHGRYGVEIPLRTRLEKFISEQTKVKGGVAIKIPIVCVVLEGGPGTLDTIYNAITNGTPCVIVEGSGRVADVIAQVASLPVPKITIALIQKKLSMFFHDTYELFTEGKLVEWTKKIQDIVRSKHLLTIFREGKYGHQDVDVAILQALFKASRNQDHFGRENWDHQLKLAVAWNRVDIARSEIFTDDHECKPTDLHPVMAAALISNKPEFVKLFLEQGVRLKEFVTWDTLVYLYDNLAPSCLFHSKLQKVLLEEREHTTGSKMPRIQLHHVSQVLRELLGRSTQPLYPKPKQTERPRLSIPVPHIKLNVQGSSLRSLYKRSSGRVTFTMDPVRDLLIWAVVQNRKELAEIIWAQSQDCMAAALACSKILKELAKEEDDTDTTDDMLALAEEYEQKAIDVFTDCYRKDEERAQKLLTRVSEAWGKTTCLQLALEAKNMNFVSHGGVQGFLTKVWWGKMCVDNGLWRVIVCMLFFPLLYTSLITFREKRLQALGCLMRLRAFFTAPVVIFHMNILSYFIFLLLFAYVLMVDFQPSPSWQEYLLYFWLFSLVCEEIRQLLYDPDGFGVVKMASLYFKDFWNKLDICAILVFITGLTCRLIPSTLYPGRIILSLAFTIFCLRLMHIFTVSKTLGPKIIIVKRMMKDVFFFLFLLAVWVVSFGVAKQAILIHNEQRVEWLFRGVVYHSYLTIFGQIPSYIDGVNFNIDQCSPNGTDPRKPKCPETNEDDKKPIFPEWLTVILLCLYLLFTNILLLNLLIAMFNYTFQQVQEHTDQIWKFQRHDLIEEYHGRPPAPPPFILLNHLQILVRRGLLRRPATRHKQLKEKLEKNEEAALLSWEMYLKENYLQHQQCQEKQNTEQKIRDIAQRVDVLAELLDLDRVKRTGLVERRLVSLEDQVQQSAQALRWIMQALQSSGFGSGEDMPSVGSSKALEMKDVDPEGKPEESQPACHVLARNLLYPGSHTFRFPVPDEKVPWEVEFPLYDPPAYSADHKDMAVQDPFSPSLESLLKINYNTMDGLIDRQSFHGLYAVQDGLPLNPMGRTGLRGRGRLHCFGPNHALHPVVTRWRRNLDGSIIRKSLKKMLEVLVAQYPLSDVWSLPGGSLEPGETLPLKLKWILRREFWPQFQNLLKQGTEIHKGYLDDPRNTDNAWVETVAISVHFNNQNDVEMKRLNSFLQGCDPELCIRWQVLDKRIPLHANHKELLHKVSVVLGAYY